The Miscanthus floridulus cultivar M001 chromosome 7, ASM1932011v1, whole genome shotgun sequence genome includes a region encoding these proteins:
- the LOC136463104 gene encoding cysteine synthase-like produces the protein MEVQEGRKGIPSLLSSQGECVASNITQLIGWTPLIELKNVAKKDGIDARLIGKIKPYQPVSSVKDRSKVRLIEDAEEKSLISPGITTLVALTSGNLGIGLAFVAAQKGYRFLAVMPAKIAIDKQILLRYLGVEVILVDATINGFKGLLDRVEQLKNEMENVYVIDQFTNPANPDTHFRWTGPEIWNDTKGKVDIFVAATGSGGTLTGTGRYLKMMNPSVKLICVEPSESAVISGGEPAYHQIQGIGPSFVPEILGTLQIDEIITVTSQEAMEMARRLAREEGLLVGISSGANAAACLKVAAREENKGKMIVTMFSSGGERYLNSELFAQVKEECVNINMAF, from the exons ATGGAGGTGCAGGAAGGAAGGAAAGGGATACCCTCGTTGCTCTCCTCGCAGGGGGAGTGCGTTGCATCGAACATTACGCAG CTGATTGGTTGGACGCCGCTGATAGAGCTGAAAAATGTTGCCAAGAAGGATGGCATAGACGCTCGCCTGATTGGGAAGATAAAGCCGTACCAGCCCGTTTCTTCTGTCAAGGATCGAAGCAAGGT CAGATTGATTGAAGATGCGGAGGAGAAAAGCCTGATCTCACCTGGCATAACAACACTAGTGGCACTCACGAGTGGTAATCTTGGTATTGGTCTGGCATTTGTTGCGGCTCAGAAAGGCTACAGATTCCTTGCTGTCATGCCAGCAAAAATTGCAATAGATAAGCAGATACTGTTGAGATACTTGGGCGTTGAAGTGATATTAGTTG ATGCTACAATTAATGGATTCAAGGGGCTACTTGATAGAGTAGAACAGCTTAAGAACGAAATGGAAAATGTTTATGTTATAGACCAGTTCACTAATCCTGCAAATCCCGATACACACTTCAGATGGACTG GACCTGAGATATGGAACGATACAAAAGGCAAAGTGGACATATTTGTTGCTGCAACAGGTTCAGGAGGGACATTGACAGGCACTGGGAGGTATCTGAAGATGATGAATCCATCTGTAAAGCTAATCTGCGTTGAACCATCTGAAAGTGCAGTAATTTCAG GTGGTGAGCCAGCGTATCATCAAATACAAGGGATAGGGCCTAGTTTTGTCCCAGAAATACTAGGCACATTACAAATAGATGAAATCATAACAGTAACTTCCCAAGAAGCCATGGAAATGGCAAGAAGGTTGGCAAGGGAAGAAGGATTACTCGTTGGCATATCTTCAGGGGCAAATGCAGCTGCTTGCTTAAAG GTTGCGGCAAGAGAGGAGAACAAGGGAAAGATGATTGTGACGATGTTTTCCAGTGGTGGGGAGAGGTACTTGAACTCAGAACTCTTTGCTCAGGTGAAGGAGGAATGCGTCAACATCAACATGGCCTTCTAA